One genomic region from Marmota flaviventris isolate mMarFla1 chromosome 6, mMarFla1.hap1, whole genome shotgun sequence encodes:
- the LOC114082493 gene encoding LOW QUALITY PROTEIN: UL16-binding protein 1-like (The sequence of the model RefSeq protein was modified relative to this genomic sequence to represent the inferred CDS: inserted 1 base in 1 codon; substituted 1 base at 1 genomic stop codon): MSHCERVCVFPLRVAFTGCVVRFQILSHQPNPYSPFSLTGTHSLCYDFTVNSKPAPGQQWCTVQGQVDHKNFLSYDCGLDKVKSLSALGGKVSATVTWEEQKAMLRDMGDMLKQKLADTKAENDMAKGNGVPKSPDRAGLEREHSQIRRRPGKVGLGGTKDLLSKEADLFLMGAGLHTLEGRMCCRLKSSGCTGGSWQFDFNGRMXLCFDSDNXKWTVVHPGSNWMKEKWENDREMTKFLYKTSMGDCRTWRQNLKEWEAELEPTGPSIANPDRVFQESTASTLIPWALLWILTYFIHLGLQIFLTGAVGRETWGSCVSNEDRKVEDAPKKLLKM, from the exons GATCCTTTCTCACCAGCCCAACCCTTACTCGCCCTTTTCCCTCACAGGCACTCACTCTCTTTGCTATGACTTCACCGTCAATTCTAAGCCAGCACCTGGACAGCAATGGTGTACAGTCCAAGGCCAGGTGGACCACAAGAATTTTCTCTCCTATGACTGTGGCCTGGACAAGGTCAAATCCTTGAGTGCCCTGGGAGGGAAAGTGAGTGCCACAGTCACCTGGGAAGAGCAAAAAGCCATGCTGAGAGATATGGGGGATATGCTAAAACAGAAACTGGCTGACACTAAAGCAGAAAATGACATGGCCAAAGGTAA tggtGTTCCAAAAAGCCCAGACAGGGCTGGTTTGGAGAGAGAACACAGCCAGATTAGAAGGAGACCAGGGAAGGTGGGACTGGGTGGGACAAAGGATTTGTTAAGCAAGGAGGCTGATCTCTTTCTGATGGGGGCAGGTCTCCACACTCTGGAGGGCAGGATGTGTTGTAGGCTTAAATCCAGTGGATGCACCGGCGGCTCTTGGCAGTTTGACTTCAATGGCCGGATGTGACTTTGCTTTGACTCAGACA AAAAGTGGACAGTGGTTCATCCTGGGTCCAACTGGATGAAAGAAAAGTGGGAAAATGACAGAGAAATGACCAAGTTCTTATACAAGACCTCAATGGGTGACTGTAGAACCTGGCGTCAGAACTTGAAGGAATGGGAGGCAGAGCTGGAGCCAACAG GACCTTCAATCGCCAACCCAGACAGAGTCTTCCAGGAGTCCACAGCCAGCACGCTgattccctgggccctgctctggATCCTCACCTACTTTATCCACCTAGGCCTCCAGATCTTCCTGACAGGTGCTGTGGGCAGAGAAACATGGGGCAGCTGTGTGAGCAATGAGGACAGGAAA GTTGAAGATGCTCCCAAGAAGCTTCTGAAAATGTGA